In the genome of Dromiciops gliroides isolate mDroGli1 chromosome 1, mDroGli1.pri, whole genome shotgun sequence, the window tctgctccagagttttttgttttgttttgttttgctttgctttgttttgctgttttgggggtaattgtgtcaggagctctgtgtattTAATGTCTTTCATCCTCCATCTTGGATCAACCCCCAGAAGTCCCCTCCTCGCAATTACATGTTAaacttttttaaacattattttaaaatttcagtttcaatcctatccctccctccctttccttctccctgagatggtaagcagatatgttatacatgagcaatcatgtaaaacatttccgtattagtcattttgtacaagaagactcaaataaaataaaataaaagagaatgaaaaataccatgcttcagtctgtattcaaacaatgttagttctttttctggaagtggatatTATACTTCATCATTGgttctttgggattctcttggattgttgtattgatgagaagagctaagtcattcacagttcttcattgaacaacattgctgttactggatgtttttctgtttctgttcatttcactttgcatcagttcatgtaaatatttccaggtttttctgaaatcatcctgcttgtcatttcttagagcatatcaatattccattacaatcatataccacagcttgtttatctaTTACTTAATTTATggacattctttcaatttccaattcttagccaccacaaaaagagctgctataaatatttttgtacaaatagttctttcccacctccttcccctcttttaggTTTCTTTGGGATTTAGACCTAGTGGTGCTaatgctgaatcaaagggtatgcacacttttatagtcctttgctacccccttaattttattagcctaggggaaataatttttaggttcatGTCATATTCCTGATTACTATTCTTTAATGGGGAAGGAGTGTCTCAAGCTACACATCTAAAACTTGACTTGTCTCCTATCAAAAGCTAATTTCACAATGAACACATGTAGGAATAAAGCATTTATCCAAGCTCATAGCAACAGAAagcagagaaaacaaacaaatgagaatATATAGTAGACAATCACAGAATAAATTAGTTTTTCCATTGGGAGCAAAATATcttagctcaaccaagagagattATCTCAGATTTCACTCAAGGGGAAATTTCTTTAAGTCTCTAGTGTAGTAAAGCTGTGGATAGACCCATGATTTATGTGCCAGctcattgtgatgtttaaaatctaagtgtcatgtctaaaaaatctaatgtatggtcaccttaaattagaagctttagccccagtctttgggcattaagcatttattaaagcatactaagtattagaaaaaaaaaagaataaatggagttaagaaaaggcctatctagcctggagttccagcttggtctggttcttcctaaagtcctccaccacgagcctgcttcaaccatgaactcctctcaaactgagtgtggaagctttttataggtctggagcagaggtggtccttacacactgcttcaagctgattggtaggtgtcatccaaatccattggttcactggacttgaaggtggcctTGAATTGagttcaaagttcttagcttttgagaacaataccttcttttaaactgtaccaaatttgttttattctttatactTCCTCATTCATCTTGAATCAGTCATTAGTGCTGCTTCCTTCTGAAGGAACATCCTTCTGTAACTCTTGCCTTTCCTCCTGTAGGCTGACAAAGTACAGTGGAGCATCCGACACAGAGAACCACCATTTGTGCATGGCTGAAGACAGTGGTGATTTTATAGCAGCCCAGACATTTTAAATCCATGAAATATGAGTTTGGACTCTGTACCAGATGCTTCTTCTTGTGTTTCCACTTCTCCTCCTTGGGAGACAGGTGCAGGAGATCTTTCGCAAGAGACATGTTGGCACAGGGAGATCTTCACCGCTGGAAAaagagaacaataccttcttttttctgACAAAAAgtattctattgtttttttccagttacatgtaaagatagttctcagcatttgtttatacaagttttccaattacagatttttctcccacactccctcccctccctcccccctcccctagacagcaggtaatcagaaataggtttatatatatatatatataataacattaaacatatttctgcattagtcatgttataggagaagaatcagatcaatgaggaaaaacctcaaaatagaaaaacaacagcaccaaaaacaaaagaaaaatagtatggttcaatcagcatctatactccacagttctttttttttctggatttggagatccccttccttcatgagtcccctggaactcttctgcaccattgcactggtgagaagaatctagtccatcacagttgatcaacacacaatgttgatgatactgtgtacaatgttcttctggttctgcttatctcactcatcatcagttcatgcaagtctttccaggtttctctgaactcctcctgctcattgtttcttacagcacaatagaattccattacatttatataccacaacttgttcagccattccccaattgatgggtaacccCTCAACAATACCTtctaagggctagccaggtgtggttacaatctaattaacttgaagtagactaatcagcaaagttaatcactctcacttaattcagtcagtttagattaatctctaggtgggcctttgagtagcTGCcatatcccattattttctcacattctccACATGTCAGATTCTTCccttattctttctctcccttcaaggaCCTAAAAAGAGTCTGAAATAATGTGTCTTCTCTCTCAAACCTGGAAACCAAACCAGTATCTTTATTCTTCCAAACTATCACCAACCATCCACCCCTTACTCAGGCATAGAACACGGAGTTGACACGTCTACCCTCTAACTCTTCTATTTACCTTAGGTTATAGTGATTAAGGCTTCTCATATTGAATGGGTAATATCACAGAGAATAAaggtaacttttttccccttaagacaTAGGTGAACAATTAAGTCTGGAGTCCTCTTAATATTTAGGGATCATCCTAACTCATAGTAC includes:
- the LOC122736603 gene encoding 40S ribosomal protein S27-like; protein product: MSLAKDLLHLSPKEEKWKHKKKHLVQSPNSYFMDLKCLGCYKITTVFSHAQMVVLCVGCSTVLCQPTGGKARVTEGCSFRRKQH